A section of the Bacteroidota bacterium genome encodes:
- the prfB gene encoding peptide chain release factor 2 (programmed frameshift), with protein MTTEITPTHIAELRGRLAELGDSLDLAKKQKRIDALEVESGSTEFWSDPKRAQRTMQELSRLKKERDDYEKLKARVADADELAQMAREDESMAEQVAQEFQQLSDDFTAQEIALMLSKPDDHKDAIITINAGQGGTEACDWAEMLERMYTRWAERQGYKVRMLDELAGETAGIKSATLQIEGENAFGYLKTENGVHRLVRISPYDANARRHTSFASVYAYPVIEEDNTEIVLNPSLLQRDTYRAGGKGGQNVNKVETAVRLTYKYTDTEGNPHTVIAACQEERSQLQNGERAMKMLKSRIAAIIRELEEARLTAIEGTKKKITWGSQIRSYVFQPYTMVKDHRTKVAKTDVQAVMDGDITEFMKSYLLFEAGKLKVTETADEEL; from the exons ATGACAACAGAAATCACACCTACCCATATCGCCGAATTGCGGGGCCGCCTGGCGGAGCTCGGCGACTCTCTT GACCTCGCTAAAAAGCAGAAGCGAATCGATGCCCTCGAAGTAGAATCCGGCTCCACGGAATTTTGGTCCGATCCCAAGCGCGCCCAGCGGACCATGCAGGAGCTATCCCGCCTTAAGAAAGAACGCGACGACTACGAAAAGCTGAAAGCCCGCGTGGCCGATGCGGATGAACTCGCGCAGATGGCCCGCGAGGATGAATCCATGGCAGAGCAGGTTGCCCAGGAATTCCAGCAACTCAGCGATGATTTCACCGCGCAGGAAATCGCGCTGATGCTCAGCAAGCCGGACGATCACAAGGACGCGATCATCACCATCAACGCCGGCCAGGGCGGCACTGAAGCCTGCGACTGGGCGGAGATGCTCGAGCGGATGTACACGCGCTGGGCCGAGCGGCAAGGCTATAAAGTCCGCATGCTTGACGAGTTAGCTGGCGAAACCGCTGGCATCAAGAGTGCAACCCTCCAGATCGAGGGCGAGAATGCGTTCGGTTATCTCAAGACGGAAAACGGCGTGCATCGTCTTGTCCGCATTTCGCCGTATGATGCGAACGCCCGGCGTCACACGAGCTTCGCAAGCGTCTATGCTTATCCGGTGATCGAGGAGGACAACACAGAAATAGTCCTCAATCCATCGCTGCTCCAGCGCGATACCTACCGCGCAGGTGGCAAGGGTGGGCAGAACGTCAATAAAGTAGAGACAGCTGTGCGGCTGACATACAAGTACACCGATACCGAAGGCAATCCACATACGGTCATCGCCGCTTGTCAGGAAGAGCGCTCACAGCTACAGAACGGCGAGCGGGCGATGAAGATGCTGAAGTCACGTATCGCTGCGATCATCCGCGAGTTGGAAGAAGCTCGCCTGACAGCAATTGAAGGGACAAAGAAGAAGATTACCTGGGGCTCGCAGATTCGCTCCTATGTCTTCCAGCCCTACACCATGGTCAAAGATCACCGGACGAAAGTCGCGAAGACCGACGTGCAAGCCGTCATGGATGGCGACATCACGGAGTTTATGAAGTCGTACCTCCTATTTGAGGCCGGCAAGCTGAAGGTGACGGAGACGGCGGACGAGGAACTATAA
- the moaA gene encoding GTP 3',8-cyclase MoaA has protein sequence MLIDQYGRVHDYLRIAITDRCNFRCTYCMPEEGLPLGPHAELLTLSEIASLAEIFVQIGVRKIRITGGEPLVRHGVNTLFEQLARIEGSPELALSTNGMLLEEHLPMLWSHGVHQLNISLDTLRAERFHTITGRDSSEEVQQAIHAAVKFRSNGRSFRSVKLNMVVMRGINDDELLDFVRFGKELADLSAGGPALEVRFIEYMPFPGNAWVEAQCVPWSEMLSQIQSEYVLEAAAPAPGRSGPARSFDVRSAGFRIGFITTVSDPSCAECGRLRLTADGMLRTCLFGQDGLNLRKMLQSGANSAAIASAVNAALQSKWLEHPSAQELVQLNTREMISIGG, from the coding sequence ATGCTTATCGACCAATACGGCCGCGTCCACGACTATTTGCGAATTGCCATCACCGACAGATGCAATTTTCGTTGCACGTATTGCATGCCGGAGGAGGGCCTTCCACTGGGTCCACATGCAGAATTACTCACGCTTTCGGAAATAGCATCTCTTGCAGAGATCTTCGTTCAGATCGGCGTGCGAAAGATCCGAATCACCGGCGGCGAACCACTTGTTCGACACGGCGTCAATACGCTGTTTGAGCAGCTTGCACGCATTGAGGGATCGCCGGAGCTAGCGCTTTCAACGAATGGGATGTTGCTCGAAGAGCACCTGCCAATGCTTTGGAGTCATGGCGTTCATCAGTTGAATATCAGTCTCGATACGCTTCGCGCCGAGCGATTTCATACCATCACCGGCCGCGATTCGAGCGAGGAAGTTCAGCAAGCGATCCACGCCGCAGTCAAGTTTCGCTCGAATGGACGCAGTTTTCGTTCGGTGAAATTGAACATGGTCGTTATGCGCGGAATCAATGATGACGAACTGCTTGACTTTGTCCGGTTTGGTAAAGAGTTGGCGGACCTGAGTGCGGGTGGACCAGCGCTCGAAGTACGATTTATCGAGTATATGCCGTTTCCCGGCAATGCCTGGGTCGAGGCTCAATGTGTTCCGTGGAGCGAAATGCTTTCGCAGATTCAAAGCGAGTATGTACTCGAAGCAGCAGCGCCGGCACCGGGCAGGTCAGGACCAGCACGATCATTCGATGTTCGATCTGCCGGGTTTCGTATTGGATTTATCACAACCGTTTCTGATCCATCATGTGCCGAGTGCGGCCGGCTTCGGCTGACTGCCGACGGAATGCTTCGCACGTGTTTGTTCGGTCAGGATGGACTCAATCTGCGCAAGATGCTGCAAAGTGGGGCGAATTCTGCAGCGATTGCCTCGGCGGTCAATGCAGCATTGCAGAGTAAATGGTTGGAGCATCCATCGGCGCAAGAACTCGTTCAGTTGAACACACGCGAAATGATTTCCATTGGAGGCTGA
- a CDS encoding molybdenum cofactor biosynthesis protein MoaE, which produces MTKPYIDVVERAIEPPSTVTQAGAVVEFSGVVRDSEDAIRIEGIEYEAFRDMAIAELHRIAIELMEKYDLLELVCIHRVGFVPKHQAAVYVRTAATHRNEAYRANIECIDQLKRRVPIWKHPRLQ; this is translated from the coding sequence ATGACCAAACCCTATATTGATGTCGTCGAGCGGGCGATCGAACCGCCGAGCACGGTAACCCAAGCCGGCGCGGTGGTCGAGTTTTCCGGAGTCGTACGCGATTCCGAGGACGCCATCAGAATTGAGGGGATCGAATACGAAGCATTTCGGGACATGGCCATTGCGGAATTGCATCGAATCGCTATCGAACTCATGGAAAAATACGACCTCCTGGAATTGGTCTGCATTCATCGCGTCGGATTTGTGCCCAAGCACCAGGCCGCAGTGTACGTGCGCACCGCAGCCACCCACCGCAACGAGGCCTACCGCGCCAACATCGAGTGCATCGACCAACTCAAACGACGCGTGCCCATCTGGAAACACCCGCGACTGCAATGA
- a CDS encoding TlpA disulfide reductase family protein, with amino-acid sequence MASRRSALFVPIVVGLALAASFAVYKLSSSQDLLPDSARAATRDAATRDAAETMDTAAQAPRPAPDFELKDLDGNVHHLSDYRGKVVVLNFWATWCPPCRKEIPDFIELQKQLAPQGVQFLGIALDDEGLPKVKPWVASHGFSYPILLPDAAGKVVASYGEMSSIPVTYFIDRKGVIRSTFIGMRQRPVIEKELAPLVAEK; translated from the coding sequence ATGGCATCTCGACGCTCAGCACTCTTTGTTCCTATCGTGGTCGGCCTGGCGCTTGCCGCCTCCTTCGCGGTCTACAAACTCAGCTCCTCGCAAGACCTGCTGCCGGATTCCGCCCGAGCGGCAACACGAGACGCCGCGACACGAGACGCCGCCGAGACCATGGATACTGCCGCGCAGGCCCCGAGGCCCGCACCTGACTTCGAACTGAAAGATCTTGATGGAAACGTCCATCATCTTTCCGATTATCGCGGAAAAGTTGTCGTGCTCAACTTTTGGGCAACCTGGTGCCCGCCGTGCCGCAAGGAGATTCCCGATTTCATCGAACTCCAAAAGCAGCTCGCGCCCCAGGGCGTCCAGTTCCTCGGCATCGCGCTCGATGATGAAGGACTTCCGAAGGTCAAGCCGTGGGTCGCCTCGCATGGGTTCTCCTATCCCATTTTGCTGCCGGACGCCGCCGGGAAGGTCGTCGCAAGCTACGGCGAAATGAGTTCTATCCCGGTCACCTACTTTATCGACCGCAAGGGCGTCATTCGCTCCACCTTTATTGGCATGAGGCAGAGGCCTGTCATCGAAAAGGAGCTCGCGCCACTCGTCGCTGAAAAATAA
- a CDS encoding MoaD/ThiS family protein, giving the protein MTIDVHFYSISRDIAGQPARQIAVPEGSTLADALDVLFREVPALADIRGACLYAVGTSYATMKRALAAGEVISIIPPMQGG; this is encoded by the coding sequence GTGACCATCGACGTTCATTTTTACTCCATTTCCAGAGATATCGCCGGACAGCCCGCGCGGCAAATCGCCGTGCCCGAAGGTTCGACCCTCGCCGATGCGCTCGATGTCTTGTTTCGGGAAGTCCCGGCCCTCGCCGATATTCGAGGCGCCTGCCTCTATGCCGTCGGCACCAGCTACGCCACGATGAAGAGAGCGCTGGCCGCCGGCGAAGTCATTTCCATCATTCCACCCATGCAAGGCGGATGA
- a CDS encoding nuclear transport factor 2 family protein — translation MSPMLTLSQQFATLIDQTRFDEAAELLAEECQYHYWEGNYSGRKNIANIYRHLYEFTKKMFDEAIPSSEIEPLDGSSCRVHFKDQVRIGELWHESRFDQVLRFEDGLIVDIREVQIPGEAEAMQEFFKEANSPFATTA, via the coding sequence ATGTCTCCAATGCTAACCCTCTCGCAGCAATTCGCAACCCTGATCGACCAGACTCGTTTCGACGAGGCGGCTGAACTTTTGGCCGAGGAATGCCAGTACCACTACTGGGAAGGAAATTACTCGGGCCGAAAGAACATCGCGAACATCTACCGACACCTATATGAGTTTACGAAGAAGATGTTCGATGAAGCAATTCCGTCATCCGAGATTGAACCGCTGGATGGCTCATCGTGTAGAGTCCATTTCAAAGACCAGGTACGGATTGGCGAGCTATGGCATGAGAGCCGATTCGATCAGGTGCTCCGGTTCGAGGACGGACTGATCGTTGACATCCGTGAAGTCCAGATTCCTGGTGAAGCCGAGGCCATGCAGGAATTCTTTAAGGAAGCCAACTCGCCGTTCGCTACAACGGCCTAG
- the rplO gene encoding 50S ribosomal protein L15 produces MGISNPRPAVGANKNRKRVGRGEGSGHGKTSTRGSNGAGSRSGNKYRAGFEGGQMPLARRLPKFGFHSPFRTEYQILNVDALEMCIANGRLPQGQTITPDTLWEAGLINRQGMPVKILGNGELSQKLNVQAHKISKSAIEKIEKAGGTAEQLLATSVKSNA; encoded by the coding sequence ATGGGAATCAGTAATCCTCGCCCCGCAGTGGGTGCGAACAAGAATCGTAAGCGCGTAGGCCGTGGCGAAGGCTCCGGACACGGCAAGACCTCTACTCGCGGCTCCAATGGCGCCGGTTCGCGCTCAGGTAATAAGTACCGCGCCGGCTTCGAAGGCGGACAAATGCCTCTGGCGCGCCGCCTGCCGAAATTCGGCTTCCACTCTCCATTCCGCACGGAATACCAGATCCTGAATGTCGATGCGCTCGAGATGTGCATCGCAAATGGCCGTCTGCCGCAGGGCCAGACGATCACTCCAGATACTCTCTGGGAAGCAGGACTGATTAATCGTCAGGGCATGCCGGTCAAGATCCTCGGCAATGGAGAGCTTTCCCAAAAGCTCAATGTCCAGGCGCACAAAATCTCGAAGAGCGCCATTGAGAAGATCGAGAAAGCCGGCGGCACGGCCGAACAACTTCTCGCAACGTCAGTAAAGAGTAACGCGTAA
- the secY gene encoding preprotein translocase subunit SecY has translation MSRLTDSFRNIFKIEELKDRILFTIFCLMAVRLGAHITLPGVDFHALDKATSSSNSLFGLYDLFVGGAFKNAAIFGLGIMPYISSSIIIQLLGAVVPYFQKLQKEGEDGRKKITQLTRLGTVLVSIGQASGMAVYLSKQSGVVAAGINPFFFTITTVICLTAGCMLMMWIGEQITERGIGNGISLIIFIGIVARFPNAILTEVQMVATNQHNIIVELVLWAFFIAIVTFVVLMTQGIRKIPVQYAKRVIGRKVYGGVTQHIPMRINTAGVMPIIFAQSILFIPTTVAQFFPNTSFGDFLNNFFSYRSMGYSIVFAIMIVFFTYFYTAIAFNPRDVADTMKKQGGFIPGVRPGKHTSDYIDNILTHITLPGAIFLAIVAILPAFVSYLGVTSDFAQFFGGTSLLIMVGVALDTLQQVESHLTMRNYEGLMKAGKIKGRVGVGGY, from the coding sequence ATGAGCAGGTTAACAGATAGTTTCCGCAATATTTTCAAGATCGAGGAGCTGAAGGACCGAATCCTCTTCACGATCTTCTGCCTGATGGCAGTTCGTCTTGGCGCGCATATCACGCTGCCGGGCGTCGATTTCCACGCACTCGATAAGGCTACATCATCGAGCAACTCGCTCTTCGGGTTGTACGATCTGTTTGTGGGCGGCGCGTTCAAGAACGCTGCAATCTTCGGTTTGGGCATTATGCCCTACATCTCGTCCTCAATCATTATTCAGCTTTTGGGAGCGGTTGTCCCGTACTTCCAGAAACTGCAAAAAGAAGGCGAAGATGGCCGCAAGAAGATCACGCAGCTCACGCGCTTGGGCACGGTGCTCGTTTCGATCGGTCAGGCATCCGGTATGGCAGTCTATCTGTCGAAGCAGTCGGGTGTTGTTGCAGCCGGCATCAATCCGTTCTTCTTTACCATCACGACGGTCATCTGCCTGACGGCGGGATGTATGTTGATGATGTGGATCGGCGAACAGATTACTGAGCGCGGCATTGGCAATGGAATCTCGCTCATCATTTTCATCGGCATTGTCGCTCGATTCCCGAACGCGATCCTGACGGAAGTACAGATGGTCGCGACGAACCAGCACAACATCATCGTCGAGTTGGTGCTCTGGGCCTTCTTCATTGCAATCGTGACGTTCGTCGTACTAATGACCCAAGGGATTCGCAAGATTCCGGTGCAATACGCAAAGCGGGTAATCGGACGCAAGGTCTATGGCGGCGTAACGCAACATATCCCAATGCGCATTAACACCGCCGGTGTTATGCCGATTATCTTTGCGCAGTCCATTCTGTTTATTCCGACGACCGTCGCCCAGTTCTTTCCGAACACAAGCTTTGGCGATTTCCTGAATAACTTCTTCAGCTATCGCTCCATGGGCTATTCGATTGTCTTCGCGATCATGATCGTCTTCTTCACGTATTTCTATACGGCCATCGCGTTCAATCCACGCGACGTGGCAGATACGATGAAGAAGCAAGGCGGATTCATCCCAGGCGTGCGTCCTGGCAAGCATACATCGGATTACATCGATAACATCCTTACGCACATCACGCTTCCGGGTGCGATCTTCCTTGCGATCGTGGCCATCCTGCCGGCATTCGTAAGCTATCTTGGCGTAACGAGTGATTTCGCGCAGTTCTTTGGCGGCACGAGCTTGCTCATCATGGTCGGCGTTGCACTCGATACGCTTCAGCAGGTAGAATCGCACCTCACGATGCGTAACTATGAAGGCCTGATGAAGGCTGGGAAGATCAAGGGACGCGTAGGCGTGGGTGGATACTAG
- the moaCB gene encoding bifunctional molybdenum cofactor biosynthesis protein MoaC/MoaB, whose amino-acid sequence MIDTSHKSPTLRTARASALVTMHPDTILTIRDGRVPKGDPLMVARVAATQAAKNTQLIIPYCHPLPLDYVGIEFTVLEDSIQVQAEVKAVWKTGVEMEAMTAVMVAALTLYDMLKMIDEDLAIHNVRLDFKSGGKSDFKEQFSPPLRAAVLVLSDTVSAGSKRDTAGEAIAGSLRSKGIHVEDITVLPDETLSIAQKLRSYADGLGLDIVLTTGGTGLGPRDVTPEATRQIIDREIPGLAELMRSYGSERTPHAALSRAIVGQRGRTVIVNLPGSERGAIESLAAVLPALLHACTVIRGGDHIEATSRSIAEAR is encoded by the coding sequence ATGATTGACACGTCCCATAAGTCCCCCACGCTCCGAACTGCACGCGCTTCGGCACTCGTGACGATGCACCCTGATACCATCTTGACAATCCGTGATGGCCGCGTCCCGAAGGGCGATCCGCTCATGGTCGCACGCGTCGCCGCAACGCAAGCGGCAAAGAATACCCAACTCATTATCCCATACTGCCACCCACTGCCCCTGGATTATGTCGGTATCGAGTTCACGGTGCTTGAGGATTCGATTCAAGTGCAGGCAGAAGTAAAAGCCGTCTGGAAAACCGGCGTCGAGATGGAAGCGATGACGGCTGTCATGGTCGCAGCACTCACGCTCTACGACATGCTCAAAATGATCGACGAAGATCTGGCGATTCACAATGTCCGATTGGATTTTAAGTCGGGCGGTAAGTCGGATTTCAAGGAGCAGTTCAGCCCCCCATTGCGGGCCGCAGTTCTCGTTCTTTCCGATACCGTTTCCGCCGGATCGAAGCGGGATACCGCCGGCGAGGCGATTGCGGGCAGCCTCCGCTCGAAAGGCATCCATGTTGAAGATATTACAGTATTGCCGGATGAGACCTTATCGATCGCCCAGAAGCTCCGCTCGTATGCAGACGGCCTAGGGTTAGACATTGTGCTCACAACAGGCGGCACGGGCCTTGGGCCACGCGATGTGACGCCAGAGGCGACGCGACAGATCATTGACCGCGAAATCCCCGGTCTTGCCGAATTGATGCGCAGCTATGGCTCGGAGCGCACCCCCCATGCAGCTCTCTCGCGCGCGATAGTCGGGCAGCGGGGCCGCACGGTTATTGTGAATCTGCCCGGCTCCGAACGAGGTGCGATCGAATCACTTGCAGCTGTTCTGCCCGCCTTACTCCATGCATGTACCGTGATCCGTGGCGGAGATCACATTGAAGCAACATCCCGAAGCATCGCTGAAGCTCGATGA
- the map gene encoding type I methionyl aminopeptidase: MFRHATRLIKNENEIAKMRDSSHIVAECLNHIEKLIRPGITTFELELAADDFIRLQGGVPAFKGYKVGRQTFPYAACVSVNDAVVHGFPTKHPLKEGDIVSFDVGVEKDGWFGDGAWTFAVGVIKPEVQKLMDVTRESLMLGVAMARTGGRLFDIAQAVQDYCEAHGYGVVRELVGHGIGRHLHEDPQVPNYVPKASEGFPNLELAEGMTLAIEPMINMGTARVKTGKDKWTVLTADGKPSAHFEHTVVVRRGGGEILTK, translated from the coding sequence GTGTTCCGTCACGCCACTCGCCTGATCAAGAATGAGAACGAGATCGCCAAGATGCGAGACTCGTCACATATCGTTGCGGAATGCCTGAATCACATTGAGAAGCTGATTCGTCCCGGCATTACCACATTCGAATTGGAGCTTGCCGCCGATGACTTTATCCGCCTGCAAGGCGGAGTACCTGCATTCAAAGGCTACAAAGTTGGTCGGCAGACATTCCCGTATGCTGCTTGCGTTTCTGTCAATGATGCCGTCGTGCATGGATTTCCCACCAAGCATCCCCTCAAAGAAGGTGATATTGTCTCCTTCGATGTCGGCGTCGAAAAAGATGGCTGGTTCGGTGATGGCGCATGGACTTTTGCCGTCGGTGTAATCAAACCCGAAGTGCAAAAGCTGATGGATGTCACCCGCGAGTCCCTCATGCTTGGTGTCGCGATGGCCCGCACAGGCGGAAGACTTTTCGATATTGCGCAGGCCGTGCAGGATTATTGCGAAGCGCATGGCTACGGCGTCGTCCGTGAGTTGGTAGGCCATGGCATTGGGCGGCATCTGCACGAAGACCCACAAGTTCCGAATTACGTCCCCAAAGCCAGCGAAGGCTTCCCGAATTTAGAGCTCGCCGAGGGCATGACGCTTGCCATCGAGCCGATGATCAACATGGGCACAGCCCGCGTGAAGACCGGCAAGGACAAGTGGACGGTGCTGACCGCCGATGGCAAGCCCAGCGCGCACTTTGAACACACAGTGGTGGTACGCAGGGGCGGCGGAGAGATACTGACGAAGTAA
- a CDS encoding alpha/beta hydrolase, with product MAEARKIQIVLIPGLGGDHRMAYPQKDLPFDLITPDLIEMKPAETLPEYARRFGEHLIGGRLIDNTQPLFLAGYSFGSAIALELAPTFQPNGVILIGGLVSGGELRPIVRYFGLHFVRHIPLIAFTLATPVIRKFMRRNSEVPERDLDSCMVMYKDFSRNLFRAAYHAVAHWRLERSDIPSSRPFTIPILRIHGECDQIITCPTANSNDNEDLLIILGAKHLINFARREAVNRAIENFIDRTMQDTA from the coding sequence ATGGCGGAAGCTCGGAAAATTCAAATCGTCCTCATTCCGGGTCTTGGTGGAGATCATCGGATGGCATATCCCCAGAAGGATCTCCCGTTCGATCTTATCACGCCGGACCTGATCGAGATGAAGCCAGCCGAAACCCTTCCGGAATATGCGCGACGGTTCGGCGAACATCTCATTGGCGGACGGCTGATTGATAACACACAGCCACTCTTCCTCGCCGGATACTCATTCGGTTCAGCAATCGCACTTGAGTTGGCACCGACATTTCAGCCGAACGGAGTGATCTTGATCGGAGGACTGGTGAGCGGAGGCGAACTTCGTCCGATCGTTCGATACTTTGGTTTGCACTTCGTTCGCCATATTCCACTTATCGCATTCACACTTGCAACTCCTGTCATCAGAAAGTTTATGCGACGCAATTCGGAAGTCCCCGAGCGAGATCTCGATAGTTGTATGGTGATGTATAAAGATTTCTCACGCAATCTATTTCGTGCAGCGTATCACGCAGTCGCGCACTGGCGCCTCGAACGCTCGGACATTCCTTCATCTCGTCCATTCACAATTCCCATTCTCCGAATTCACGGTGAGTGCGATCAAATCATAACTTGTCCAACGGCAAATTCGAATGATAATGAGGATCTGCTGATTATCTTGGGAGCAAAGCATCTCATCAACTTCGCTCGGCGTGAAGCTGTCAATAGGGCAATCGAGAATTTCATTGACAGAACAATGCAGGACACGGCTTAG
- a CDS encoding T9SS type A sorting domain-containing protein, which translates to MQGKPRRRVSLCFATFGILLSLMLGTMATAHAQALSASSQDASTEQLYPKRSVRPAGDSPTFTVTITTSDTIDVSDGSPTKFLGLIRNTNITADTIKFNRMQSLPCGWTSSVCFGENCYSPGTDSAWYVFPSDTTMLLTLDINPGYSPIPVNPIIYLTLTALTGDRADTIQLPFYITYVPQDSLSFQMTAVNFSQSFQGSGKHPMRANIQNLSCSPNTINVSTQQILPLGWSSKICINGDNCASDTTTISFPFAGAGDLNASQDILLWATVPPSFSKTDSAVFLVHVHPSGASIADSGTYRFSMIVNPTLGIPDGDAEPRAGIVVVNAWPNPLLATSKLNLEIMTDRSGPAEAHVYDIGGVEKATVEVGELSVGSNRVLLSGFAVPSGEYIVRIQQDGASSEPIRIRFIK; encoded by the coding sequence ATGCAAGGCAAGCCCCGTCGCCGAGTTTCACTCTGCTTCGCTACGTTCGGCATTTTGCTAAGCCTCATGCTTGGCACAATGGCTACTGCGCACGCGCAAGCACTTTCCGCTTCGTCTCAGGACGCCTCCACTGAGCAACTCTATCCGAAACGCAGTGTCCGGCCCGCCGGCGACTCGCCGACGTTTACGGTTACGATTACGACATCCGACACGATCGATGTGAGCGATGGATCTCCCACCAAGTTTTTGGGACTGATCCGCAATACGAATATCACGGCGGACACGATCAAATTCAATCGGATGCAGTCCTTGCCATGTGGATGGACATCGAGTGTCTGTTTTGGGGAAAATTGTTATTCTCCCGGTACCGATAGCGCCTGGTACGTATTCCCTTCGGACACGACAATGCTGCTCACTCTCGATATCAATCCTGGATACAGTCCAATTCCGGTTAACCCGATTATCTATTTGACCCTCACCGCCCTGACCGGCGATCGAGCTGATACGATCCAACTTCCATTTTATATTACCTACGTTCCACAGGATTCGTTAAGCTTCCAAATGACAGCAGTGAACTTTTCGCAGTCATTTCAGGGCTCTGGCAAACATCCCATGCGTGCGAATATACAGAATCTCAGTTGTTCGCCAAATACTATTAATGTTTCGACACAACAGATCCTGCCACTTGGCTGGAGCTCGAAGATTTGTATCAATGGCGATAATTGTGCAAGCGACACGACGACCATTTCCTTTCCTTTTGCCGGCGCAGGAGATCTCAACGCATCTCAAGACATATTGCTCTGGGCTACCGTCCCGCCATCCTTTTCTAAGACAGACTCAGCAGTCTTCCTTGTCCACGTTCATCCAAGCGGAGCAAGTATAGCGGATTCGGGTACGTACCGCTTCTCGATGATCGTAAACCCGACACTTGGTATCCCCGATGGCGATGCGGAGCCTCGCGCTGGGATCGTTGTTGTCAATGCGTGGCCAAATCCATTGCTGGCGACATCAAAGCTAAACCTCGAGATCATGACCGACCGTAGCGGCCCTGCCGAAGCGCATGTTTATGACATCGGCGGAGTTGAAAAGGCAACGGTCGAGGTCGGTGAGCTTTCGGTTGGAAGTAACCGTGTACTTCTCTCCGGATTTGCTGTCCCATCGGGCGAATATATCGTCCGAATCCAGCAGGATGGAGCTTCTTCCGAACCGATTCGGATCAGGTTTATCAAGTAA